A genomic segment from Panthera tigris isolate Pti1 chromosome A1, P.tigris_Pti1_mat1.1, whole genome shotgun sequence encodes:
- the SGTB gene encoding small glutamine-rich tetratricopeptide repeat-containing protein beta isoform X2 translates to MSSIKHLVYAVIRFLREQSQMDAYTSDEQESLEVAIQCLETVFKISSEDTHLAVSQPLTEMFSNSFCKNDILPLSNSVPEDVGKADQLKDEGNNHMKEENYAAAVDCYTQAIELDPNNAVYYCNRAAAQSKLGHYTDAIKDCEKAIAIDSKYSKAYGRMGLALTAINKFEEAVTSYQKALDLDPENDSYKSNLKIAEQKLRETGTGLSFDMASLINNPAFISMAASLMQNPQVQQLMSGMMTNAIGGPAAGVGGLTDLSSLIQAGQQFAQQIQQQNPELIEQLRNHIRSRSFSSSTEEHS, encoded by the exons atgtcatctatCAAGCACTTAGTTTATGCAGTTATTCGTTTCTTACGGGAACAAAGTCAGATGGATGCTTATACTTCGGATGAACAAGAAAGTTTGGAAG TTGCAATTCAGTGCTTGgagacagtttttaaaatcagctcAGAAGATACTCATCTTGCAGTTTCACAGCCTTTGACAGAAATGTTCAGCAATTCCTTCTGTAAG aatGATATTTTGCCTCTCTCAAACTCAGTGCCTGAAGACGTGGGAAAAGCTGACCAATTAAAAGATGAAG gCAATAAccacatgaaagaagaaaattatgctGCTGCCGTGGATTGTTACACACAGGCGATAGAACTGGATCCAAATAATGCAGTTTATTATTGCAACAG gGCTGCTGCTCAGAGTAAATTAGGTCACTACACAGATGCAATAAAGGATTGTGAGAAAGCAATAGCAATCGATTCAAAGTACAGCAAGGCCTATGGGAGAATGGG actGGCCCTCACTGccataaataaatttgaagaagCAGTTACAAGTTATCAAAAGGCATTAGATCTTGACCCTGAAAATGATTCTTACAAGTCAAATCTGAAAATAGCAGAACAGAAGTTAAGAGAG ACAGGAACTGGATTGAGCTTTGACATGGCTAGCTTAATAAATAATCCAGCCTTCATTAGTATG GCAGCAAGTTTAATGCAGAATCCTCAAGTTCAGCAGCT AATGTCAGGAATGATGACAAATGCCATTGGGGGACCTGCTGCTGGAGTTGGAGGCCTAACTGACCTGTCTAGCCTCATCCAAGC GGGACAGCAGTTTGCTCAGCAGATACAGCAACAGAACCCTGAACTTATAGAGCAACTTAGAAATCACATCCGGAGCAGATCATTCAGCAGCAGTACTGAAGAACATTCCTGA
- the SGTB gene encoding small glutamine-rich tetratricopeptide repeat-containing protein beta isoform X1 encodes MSSIKHLVYAVIRFLREQSQMDAYTSDEQESLEVAIQCLETVFKISSEDTHLAVSQPLTEMFSNSFCKNDILPLSNSVPEDVGKADQLKDEGNNHMKEENYAAAVDCYTQAIELDPNNAVYYCNRAAAQSKLGHYTDAIKDCEKAIAIDSKYSKAYGRMGLALTAINKFEEAVTSYQKALDLDPENDSYKSNLKIAEQKLREVSSPTGTGLSFDMASLINNPAFISMAASLMQNPQVQQLMSGMMTNAIGGPAAGVGGLTDLSSLIQAGQQFAQQIQQQNPELIEQLRNHIRSRSFSSSTEEHS; translated from the exons atgtcatctatCAAGCACTTAGTTTATGCAGTTATTCGTTTCTTACGGGAACAAAGTCAGATGGATGCTTATACTTCGGATGAACAAGAAAGTTTGGAAG TTGCAATTCAGTGCTTGgagacagtttttaaaatcagctcAGAAGATACTCATCTTGCAGTTTCACAGCCTTTGACAGAAATGTTCAGCAATTCCTTCTGTAAG aatGATATTTTGCCTCTCTCAAACTCAGTGCCTGAAGACGTGGGAAAAGCTGACCAATTAAAAGATGAAG gCAATAAccacatgaaagaagaaaattatgctGCTGCCGTGGATTGTTACACACAGGCGATAGAACTGGATCCAAATAATGCAGTTTATTATTGCAACAG gGCTGCTGCTCAGAGTAAATTAGGTCACTACACAGATGCAATAAAGGATTGTGAGAAAGCAATAGCAATCGATTCAAAGTACAGCAAGGCCTATGGGAGAATGGG actGGCCCTCACTGccataaataaatttgaagaagCAGTTACAAGTTATCAAAAGGCATTAGATCTTGACCCTGAAAATGATTCTTACAAGTCAAATCTGAAAATAGCAGAACAGAAGTTAAGAGAGGTATCTAGTCCT ACAGGAACTGGATTGAGCTTTGACATGGCTAGCTTAATAAATAATCCAGCCTTCATTAGTATG GCAGCAAGTTTAATGCAGAATCCTCAAGTTCAGCAGCT AATGTCAGGAATGATGACAAATGCCATTGGGGGACCTGCTGCTGGAGTTGGAGGCCTAACTGACCTGTCTAGCCTCATCCAAGC GGGACAGCAGTTTGCTCAGCAGATACAGCAACAGAACCCTGAACTTATAGAGCAACTTAGAAATCACATCCGGAGCAGATCATTCAGCAGCAGTACTGAAGAACATTCCTGA
- the SGTB gene encoding small glutamine-rich tetratricopeptide repeat-containing protein beta isoform X3, producing the protein MFSNSFCKNDILPLSNSVPEDVGKADQLKDEGNNHMKEENYAAAVDCYTQAIELDPNNAVYYCNRAAAQSKLGHYTDAIKDCEKAIAIDSKYSKAYGRMGLALTAINKFEEAVTSYQKALDLDPENDSYKSNLKIAEQKLREVSSPTGTGLSFDMASLINNPAFISMAASLMQNPQVQQLMSGMMTNAIGGPAAGVGGLTDLSSLIQAGQQFAQQIQQQNPELIEQLRNHIRSRSFSSSTEEHS; encoded by the exons ATGTTCAGCAATTCCTTCTGTAAG aatGATATTTTGCCTCTCTCAAACTCAGTGCCTGAAGACGTGGGAAAAGCTGACCAATTAAAAGATGAAG gCAATAAccacatgaaagaagaaaattatgctGCTGCCGTGGATTGTTACACACAGGCGATAGAACTGGATCCAAATAATGCAGTTTATTATTGCAACAG gGCTGCTGCTCAGAGTAAATTAGGTCACTACACAGATGCAATAAAGGATTGTGAGAAAGCAATAGCAATCGATTCAAAGTACAGCAAGGCCTATGGGAGAATGGG actGGCCCTCACTGccataaataaatttgaagaagCAGTTACAAGTTATCAAAAGGCATTAGATCTTGACCCTGAAAATGATTCTTACAAGTCAAATCTGAAAATAGCAGAACAGAAGTTAAGAGAGGTATCTAGTCCT ACAGGAACTGGATTGAGCTTTGACATGGCTAGCTTAATAAATAATCCAGCCTTCATTAGTATG GCAGCAAGTTTAATGCAGAATCCTCAAGTTCAGCAGCT AATGTCAGGAATGATGACAAATGCCATTGGGGGACCTGCTGCTGGAGTTGGAGGCCTAACTGACCTGTCTAGCCTCATCCAAGC GGGACAGCAGTTTGCTCAGCAGATACAGCAACAGAACCCTGAACTTATAGAGCAACTTAGAAATCACATCCGGAGCAGATCATTCAGCAGCAGTACTGAAGAACATTCCTGA